From bacterium, one genomic window encodes:
- a CDS encoding sugar phosphate isomerase/epimerase translates to MKDMTRRTALGAGAASAGVLIAAANSALAQKKTAQEGSNPPFLTPWSPPAGLKRTLTPGKTPIRLASWSSTTTLDYPKDISITDMVKRIRDQGYSSGNAGGRPSPWLTAPDSEIKELKDALKTYDVTFFDMHTYTNNIHPDLAERKKNHEYVIKQCEAAERVGCPMVTTHTGTCSAEVPISPHKDNWTWETWKLQVSVIKQLLSDTSGMKVAFGIEAVNMTSMNNPKAHLRLIEDVASPRLKVCLDPVNMMHLGVYFRNTELIGECFELLGDNIIAAHAKDTYILPDKMSAYITEVAPGKGILDYETYLAGLSRLSSPRTLLIEHIPDDQYAGAKKYIEDTAARIKVAIYS, encoded by the coding sequence ATGAAAGACATGACGAGACGGACAGCCCTCGGAGCGGGAGCAGCTTCGGCGGGAGTTCTTATAGCAGCCGCAAATTCAGCATTGGCGCAGAAAAAAACAGCACAGGAAGGATCCAATCCGCCTTTTTTAACGCCCTGGAGCCCGCCGGCCGGTCTCAAACGCACCCTGACTCCCGGAAAAACCCCGATCCGTCTCGCTTCGTGGTCGAGCACAACCACGCTCGATTACCCGAAGGACATAAGCATCACCGATATGGTCAAAAGAATCCGCGACCAGGGTTATTCGTCCGGCAATGCGGGGGGACGGCCATCGCCATGGCTTACGGCGCCCGATTCCGAGATAAAAGAGCTCAAGGATGCGCTTAAAACGTACGATGTCACCTTTTTCGACATGCATACCTACACGAACAACATCCATCCCGACCTTGCCGAGCGCAAAAAAAACCACGAGTATGTCATCAAACAGTGCGAAGCGGCCGAACGGGTTGGATGCCCGATGGTGACAACCCATACAGGCACATGCAGCGCCGAAGTGCCTATCTCGCCCCACAAAGACAACTGGACATGGGAGACATGGAAGCTTCAGGTGAGCGTCATAAAGCAGCTTCTCAGCGACACCTCGGGCATGAAGGTGGCGTTCGGAATCGAGGCTGTCAACATGACGAGCATGAACAACCCGAAGGCGCATCTCCGGCTCATCGAGGACGTGGCCAGCCCACGGCTCAAGGTCTGTCTCGACCCGGTCAACATGATGCATCTCGGCGTTTATTTCAGAAATACGGAGCTCATCGGGGAATGTTTCGAGCTGCTCGGCGACAATATCATCGCCGCACATGCCAAAGACACCTATATCCTGCCCGATAAAATGTCGGCGTATATCACCGAGGTTGCGCCGGGAAAGGGCATTCTCGATTACGAGACCTATCTCGCGGGCCTCAGCCGTCTCAGCTCGCCGCGGACGCTCCTCATCGAACACATTCCGGACGATCAGTACGCGGGTGCGAAAAAATATATCGAGGATACCGCAGCGAGGATAAAGGTAGCCATTTACAGCTAA
- the gcvPA gene encoding aminomethyl-transferring glycine dehydrogenase subunit GcvPA produces the protein MRYLPHTEDSIATMLESVGAKTLDDLFSHLPGDCVMKGPLNLPAAMNEWELNRHMDALASTMCAMPDCTAFLGAGCYEHYVPTVVSNLLGRSEFLTAYTPYQPEVSQGTLQGIYEYQTLVCRLLGMEVANASMYDGASALAEAVLMAFRITRKRKVALSRAVHPLYRDVVKTYLTPLGFEIVEIPFGEDGRTDLAAIQNTSDLAAVAVQSPNFFGCVEDLTGISGHAHRNGALSVVSFTEPIAYGLLKNPGSQGADIVCGEGRSLGLTQSFGGVSLGMFAAKMDYARSMPGRLVGKTVDKNGRRGFVITLSTREQHIRREKATSNICSNQSLCALGAAMYMACLGRTGLRDLARINYNKAQYFRELLNKAGFETRFESPVFNEFVVRAPRSFEQAYNRLAERKIVAGLPLAEYYPELEGCYLMCVTETKTKDDIDGFVKEVKACLNR, from the coding sequence ATGCGTTATCTGCCTCATACGGAGGACAGCATAGCCACCATGCTGGAATCGGTGGGTGCGAAAACGCTCGATGACCTGTTCTCGCATCTGCCCGGTGACTGTGTCATGAAGGGGCCGCTCAACCTTCCGGCGGCGATGAACGAGTGGGAGTTGAACCGTCACATGGATGCTCTTGCCTCGACAATGTGCGCCATGCCGGATTGCACGGCCTTTCTCGGAGCCGGGTGCTACGAGCATTATGTTCCGACGGTGGTTTCGAATCTTTTAGGGCGCTCTGAGTTTCTGACCGCGTATACTCCCTACCAGCCCGAGGTGAGCCAGGGTACGCTCCAGGGAATCTACGAGTACCAGACGCTTGTATGCAGGCTCCTCGGCATGGAGGTTGCCAACGCTTCCATGTACGACGGTGCATCGGCGCTCGCAGAAGCGGTGCTCATGGCGTTCCGCATCACCCGCAAGAGGAAGGTGGCTCTCTCAAGGGCCGTTCACCCTTTATACCGTGATGTTGTAAAAACCTACCTTACCCCGCTCGGTTTCGAGATTGTCGAAATTCCCTTCGGCGAGGACGGGAGAACCGACCTGGCTGCCATACAGAATACATCCGACCTTGCTGCGGTCGCAGTCCAGTCGCCGAATTTCTTCGGTTGTGTGGAGGACCTTACGGGGATTTCCGGCCATGCGCACCGTAACGGGGCTCTCAGTGTCGTGTCGTTCACCGAGCCGATTGCGTACGGACTCCTTAAAAATCCCGGTTCCCAGGGAGCCGATATCGTCTGCGGTGAAGGAAGAAGCCTCGGTCTTACCCAGTCGTTCGGCGGAGTCTCGCTCGGCATGTTCGCCGCGAAGATGGATTATGCGCGGTCCATGCCAGGAAGGCTGGTCGGGAAGACTGTCGACAAAAACGGCAGGCGCGGATTTGTGATCACCCTCTCCACAAGGGAGCAGCACATCCGCCGTGAAAAGGCGACCTCCAACATCTGCTCCAACCAGAGCCTGTGCGCGCTGGGAGCCGCGATGTACATGGCGTGTCTCGGCAGGACAGGACTCCGTGACCTTGCTCGGATCAACTACAACAAGGCGCAATACTTCAGGGAACTCCTGAACAAGGCGGGCTTCGAAACCCGGTTTGAAAGCCCGGTATTCAATGAATTCGTTGTCCGCGCGCCCCGTAGTTTCGAGCAGGCCTACAACCGGCTCGCCGAACGCAAAATTGTGGCGGGACTGCCGCTCGCGGAGTACTATCCCGAACTGGAAGGCTGTTATCTCATGTGTGTCACCGAGACGAAAACAAAGGACGATATCGACGGTTTCGTGAAGGAGGTGAAAGCATGCCTGAATCGATAG
- a CDS encoding DUF4091 domain-containing protein has translation MAERQRDRETKWQRDRETERQKGKVIKGQGGKENMWFAIALVLFTGVSAVHAADTQVIRLTVLNSMERVGQDRKVSGSPEAAIKAARNEAESFQVVVEAPQENIRVVKAEISDLTGPGGSRIGKDAVKLYREELVRVRKSTPHADLPPGLYDDPLVPFIDPLTGQPIEPLSQFRERWGAPIVTKGYEMYALPFDVFKGQNQPIWGDVSIPGDAAAGVYKGTFTVTTDGDVSAAVPVTVTVWDFTLPDGPTHRNHFGNFGNITRFFGVERDSDRFRAIEMRYCEEMAAHRINPPIPRSLLPEVNEDGSLTILPDRHKALKEFMIRLHVTDFEIPRAPFKDPTTTNRDKTIRYVKDYYRYLRENGWEKNAYYYMHDEPNLAENYQLVSDYGKLVHDAAPGMRCLVVEQTYTQDPSWPDIDAAVDIWCPLWSFIDRKSIDEKIAHGDEVWSYTALAQRTPRYHPEYEKFKDYDPPYWHIDRPLAVYRVPTWINWQYHITGLLYWSTVTVVLDPWNNPAFSHFGTHWNGGGYLFYPGVPCGIDGPVPCMRLKNLRDGMEDYEYFVILEKLAGRDTVTDIVNSVAPDWWEFSKSPDVILAAREKIAGEIVKRKR, from the coding sequence GTGGCAGAGAGACAGAGAGACAGAGAGACAAAGTGGCAGAGAGACAGAGAGACAGAGAGACAGAAGGGCAAAGTGATAAAGGGACAAGGAGGCAAAGAGAACATGTGGTTTGCCATAGCTCTTGTTTTGTTTACGGGAGTATCGGCTGTTCATGCTGCCGACACTCAGGTAATCCGGCTGACCGTGCTCAACAGCATGGAGCGTGTCGGCCAGGACCGGAAGGTATCCGGCTCTCCCGAAGCGGCGATCAAAGCGGCCAGAAACGAAGCGGAATCCTTTCAGGTTGTCGTTGAGGCGCCGCAGGAAAATATCAGGGTCGTAAAAGCCGAAATCTCCGATCTTACCGGGCCGGGCGGCTCACGGATCGGGAAAGATGCTGTCAAACTGTACCGTGAGGAGCTTGTCCGTGTGCGGAAATCGACCCCTCACGCCGATCTTCCTCCGGGATTGTACGATGACCCCCTCGTTCCGTTCATCGATCCACTGACCGGGCAGCCGATCGAGCCGCTGAGCCAGTTCAGGGAACGCTGGGGTGCTCCGATAGTCACAAAAGGGTATGAGATGTATGCCCTTCCGTTCGATGTATTCAAAGGGCAAAACCAGCCGATCTGGGGCGATGTCTCCATTCCCGGAGATGCGGCTGCCGGAGTCTATAAAGGAACATTCACCGTAACCACGGACGGCGATGTTTCCGCTGCCGTGCCGGTCACGGTCACCGTGTGGGATTTCACGCTTCCCGACGGGCCGACGCACCGGAACCATTTCGGGAATTTCGGGAATATCACACGGTTTTTCGGTGTCGAGCGTGATTCCGACCGGTTCAGGGCTATCGAGATGCGGTACTGCGAGGAGATGGCCGCCCACCGTATCAACCCGCCGATTCCCCGGAGCCTCCTGCCCGAGGTCAACGAGGACGGCTCGCTGACCATTCTCCCCGACCGTCACAAAGCGCTTAAGGAGTTCATGATCAGGCTCCATGTAACCGATTTCGAGATTCCGCGGGCTCCGTTCAAGGACCCGACAACGACGAACCGTGACAAGACAATCAGGTATGTGAAGGATTATTACCGGTATCTCAGGGAAAACGGATGGGAGAAAAACGCATATTACTATATGCATGACGAGCCGAACCTCGCCGAGAATTACCAGCTCGTGAGCGATTACGGTAAGCTTGTGCACGACGCCGCTCCCGGAATGCGGTGCCTCGTGGTGGAACAGACCTATACTCAGGACCCATCATGGCCCGACATCGATGCGGCAGTGGACATCTGGTGTCCTCTCTGGTCGTTCATCGACCGAAAGTCTATCGATGAAAAAATCGCCCACGGCGACGAGGTCTGGTCATATACCGCCCTCGCCCAACGGACGCCCCGGTATCATCCGGAGTATGAAAAATTCAAGGATTATGATCCACCCTACTGGCACATCGACCGTCCGCTCGCCGTATACCGTGTTCCGACATGGATCAACTGGCAGTATCATATCACCGGGCTGTTGTACTGGTCGACAGTCACCGTGGTGCTCGATCCGTGGAACAATCCCGCTTTCTCGCATTTCGGGACGCACTGGAACGGCGGCGGATACCTGTTTTACCCGGGAGTACCGTGCGGTATCGACGGGCCGGTTCCGTGCATGCGGCTGAAAAATCTCCGTGACGGTATGGAAGACTATGAATACTTTGTCATACTCGAAAAGCTGGCCGGCCGGGATACGGTGACGGACATCGTCAATTCGGTGGCGCCGGACTGGTGGGAATTCTCGAAATCTCCCGATGTGATTCTCGCCGCCCGTGAGAAAATCGCCGGGGAGATAGTGAAACGTAAGCGCTGA
- a CDS encoding tyrosine phenol-lyase, whose amino-acid sequence MTDQTIKTMGQQFGRRSWAEPWKIKMVEPIAMKTREERHRALIEAGYNTFLLRSEDVYIDLLTDSGTSAMSDRQWAGIMLGDEAYAGSRNFYHLDEAVQKYYGYRYVVPTHQGRGAEHLISQALIKPATYIPGNMYFTTTRLHQELAGGTFIDVIIDEAHDPASHHPFKGNVDLDKLESLIGRIGAENIPYVSLAGTVNMAGGQPISMANLKEVRELCSRFGVPIYLDATRMVENAFFIQEREEGYENTPIAAILREFCSYTDGAWMSSKKDHMVNIGGWLAVNDSDLFDELRNLVVVYEGLHTYGGMAGRDMEALAIGITEAVQDDHVRSRVEQVRYLGNLLMNWGIPIVQPVGGHAVFLDAKSIYPHIPQDQFPAQTLAAGLYLDSGVRSMERGIVSAGRDPETGEHRFPKLELVRLTIPRRVYTQAHMDVVAEAVKYVYDSREQMKGLRMVYEPRFLRFFQARFEPVG is encoded by the coding sequence ATGACCGATCAGACGATCAAAACCATGGGCCAGCAGTTCGGCCGTCGCTCGTGGGCGGAACCGTGGAAAATCAAGATGGTTGAACCCATCGCCATGAAAACCCGCGAAGAACGTCACCGTGCTCTCATCGAAGCCGGGTACAACACCTTTCTCCTCCGTTCCGAAGACGTCTACATCGATCTGCTGACCGACAGCGGCACGAGCGCCATGAGCGACCGTCAGTGGGCCGGTATCATGCTCGGAGATGAGGCGTATGCCGGAAGCCGTAATTTCTATCATCTCGATGAAGCTGTTCAGAAGTATTACGGATACCGCTATGTCGTACCCACTCATCAGGGCAGGGGCGCCGAACATCTCATAAGCCAGGCGCTGATAAAACCGGCGACCTATATACCCGGCAACATGTATTTCACCACCACACGGCTCCATCAGGAACTGGCGGGCGGCACCTTTATCGATGTCATCATCGACGAGGCGCACGACCCTGCGAGCCATCATCCCTTTAAAGGCAATGTAGACCTCGATAAGCTTGAGTCGCTGATCGGACGGATTGGAGCCGAAAACATCCCGTATGTAAGCCTCGCCGGCACGGTGAACATGGCCGGCGGTCAGCCCATAAGCATGGCGAATCTGAAAGAGGTTCGCGAGCTCTGCAGCCGTTTCGGCGTCCCTATCTATCTGGATGCCACGAGGATGGTCGAAAATGCCTTTTTCATCCAGGAACGTGAGGAAGGCTATGAAAACACTCCCATCGCCGCCATTCTCAGGGAGTTCTGCAGTTACACCGACGGCGCGTGGATGAGTTCAAAGAAGGATCACATGGTCAACATCGGCGGCTGGCTCGCGGTCAATGACAGCGATCTTTTCGACGAGCTCCGCAATCTGGTTGTGGTCTACGAGGGACTCCACACATACGGCGGGATGGCCGGACGCGATATGGAAGCGCTTGCCATCGGCATCACCGAGGCGGTGCAGGATGACCATGTGCGTTCACGGGTTGAACAGGTACGGTATCTCGGCAACCTGCTCATGAACTGGGGAATCCCCATCGTCCAGCCGGTCGGCGGGCATGCGGTTTTTCTCGATGCAAAGAGTATCTACCCGCATATTCCGCAGGATCAGTTCCCGGCTCAGACTCTCGCAGCCGGACTGTATCTGGATTCCGGTGTCCGGTCGATGGAACGGGGCATTGTCAGCGCCGGCCGTGACCCCGAAACCGGCGAACACCGTTTCCCCAAACTGGAGCTTGTTCGCCTGACAATTCCGCGGCGGGTTTACACACAGGCGCACATGGATGTAGTGGCTGAGGCTGTCAAGTATGTCTACGATTCCCGTGAGCAGATGAAGGGATTACGAATGGTTTACGAACCCAGATTCCTGCGCTTTTTCCAGGCGCGTTTCGAGCCGGTCGGGTAA
- the gcvH gene encoding glycine cleavage system protein GcvH has product MRDIDELSIPDDRRYSDDHEWALPAQDRVRVGISDFAQNQLGDIVYVELPGIGATFGYNESFGTVESVKAVSDLLMPVAGEVIAVNPALAGSPQLVNERPYDEGWMVEVKPDDPGDTDRLMNAADYKKMLKGLD; this is encoded by the coding sequence ATGAGAGATATTGATGAACTGTCGATTCCGGATGATCGCCGTTATTCCGATGACCATGAATGGGCGCTTCCCGCACAAGACAGGGTCAGGGTCGGCATCAGTGATTTTGCGCAGAATCAGCTCGGTGATATCGTGTATGTCGAGCTTCCCGGAATCGGCGCGACATTCGGTTACAACGAAAGTTTCGGCACAGTCGAATCGGTCAAGGCGGTGTCCGATCTCCTCATGCCGGTCGCCGGTGAGGTTATCGCGGTGAATCCGGCGCTCGCCGGGTCACCGCAGCTCGTAAATGAACGTCCCTATGACGAGGGGTGGATGGTGGAAGTCAAACCCGATGATCCCGGCGATACGGACAGGCTCATGAATGCCGCAGACTACAAAAAAATGCTGAAAGGACTGGACTGA
- a CDS encoding sugar phosphate isomerase/epimerase: MKNTMTRRKALAAGAASAGILTGTTGSKAEAYSLEKTWGDDFLTPWSPPATVKRDLKPGSTPIRLSCTSYGIHYSKDGKIGDNIKQIRDMGYTAGEGNDEWKQASDSEIRELHDALKTHDVWFYALHICINNIHPDLSERQKNIKRVAEMVQAAERLGLSFVVTHTGSRDDSPTKPHRDNWTKETWDDSVKAIRQIIKDTAGSKVNLGVEALNPCNINNPKAHVRLREDVGDPRVKVTLDPTNMLNTNDYYRTTELINECFGLLGEDILYAHAKDVLWLPDMLPAFKWVIPGTGTMDYETYLVNLSRLKYTRPLLLEFLPTEQYPQAKKFIEDTAAKVGVKIYRQA; this comes from the coding sequence ATGAAAAATACCATGACACGACGGAAAGCCCTCGCAGCCGGCGCCGCATCAGCGGGCATACTGACCGGGACAACCGGCTCGAAAGCCGAAGCGTATTCGCTCGAAAAAACATGGGGCGATGATTTCCTCACCCCATGGAGTCCGCCTGCAACGGTGAAACGCGACCTTAAACCCGGATCGACTCCCATCCGTCTGAGCTGCACATCGTACGGCATCCACTATTCCAAAGACGGGAAGATCGGGGATAATATCAAGCAGATTCGCGATATGGGCTATACCGCGGGCGAGGGAAACGATGAATGGAAACAGGCGTCCGATTCGGAAATCCGCGAGCTCCATGATGCCCTCAAAACCCATGATGTCTGGTTCTATGCGCTCCATATCTGTATCAACAACATTCATCCCGACCTCTCGGAACGTCAGAAAAACATCAAGCGTGTCGCCGAGATGGTACAGGCTGCCGAGCGGCTCGGTCTCTCCTTCGTGGTGACGCACACGGGGAGCCGTGACGACAGCCCGACGAAACCACACCGCGACAACTGGACGAAGGAGACGTGGGACGATTCGGTGAAAGCCATCAGGCAGATAATCAAGGATACGGCGGGCAGCAAGGTCAATCTCGGAGTCGAGGCGCTCAACCCCTGCAACATCAACAACCCGAAAGCGCATGTCAGGCTCAGGGAGGATGTCGGCGACCCCCGTGTCAAGGTTACGCTCGATCCGACGAACATGCTCAATACGAATGACTATTACCGGACAACCGAGCTTATCAACGAGTGTTTCGGTCTCCTCGGTGAGGACATCCTCTACGCCCATGCAAAGGATGTGCTCTGGCTTCCCGATATGCTGCCGGCGTTCAAATGGGTCATTCCCGGCACGGGCACGATGGATTATGAAACGTATCTCGTCAACCTGAGCCGTCTCAAATATACCAGACCGCTTCTTCTCGAGTTCCTCCCGACGGAGCAGTACCCGCAGGCGAAAAAATTCATCGAGGATACCGCGGCGAAGGTCGGAGTAAAAATTTACCGGCAGGCTTGA
- the gcvPB gene encoding aminomethyl-transferring glycine dehydrogenase subunit GcvPB, giving the protein MPESIGTTGLIFNEPLLWEKSSRGRCGFSLPANDTGDYPVDPGLAGEAPDMPELSECDVVRHYTRLSQWNFGVDSGMYPLGSCTMKYNPKLNERQANLPGFTGAHPLLPPGLSQGLLRLMYDMERFLAEINGMDAVSLQPAAGAHGELTGVMLINACHKSRGEHRTKFIVPDTAHGTNPASIALCGFKPVALASGEKGILTPESVKAIMDEDVAGIMVTNPNTLGLFEENIREIAEIVHAKGGQVYCDGANLNALMGIVRMGEIGVDVMHVNLHKTFSSPHGGGGPGSGPVCVKKHLEPFLPVPRIEKNGDAYAFSYDHPRSVGKLHAFYGNVGVIIRAYSYILSMGPENLRKASQLAVLNANYLKENLRGIFHLPYDRPCMHECVFSDRKQEKNGVSTLDIAKRLIDYGFHPPTIYFPLVVKGALMIEPTETESKETLDAFVEICTVIAREAEENPELLHEAPTRSKVRRLDEVFAARNLCLKG; this is encoded by the coding sequence ATGCCTGAATCGATAGGAACGACCGGGCTTATATTCAACGAGCCGCTCCTCTGGGAAAAAAGCAGCCGCGGAAGATGCGGATTCTCCCTTCCGGCGAACGATACGGGCGATTACCCCGTCGATCCCGGTCTTGCGGGCGAAGCACCCGATATGCCGGAACTGAGCGAATGTGATGTCGTGCGGCACTATACGAGGCTCTCGCAGTGGAATTTCGGAGTCGATTCGGGAATGTACCCTCTCGGATCGTGCACCATGAAGTACAATCCGAAGCTGAACGAACGTCAGGCGAATCTCCCCGGATTCACCGGAGCGCACCCCCTGCTGCCACCGGGACTATCACAGGGTCTGCTCAGGCTCATGTACGATATGGAACGATTCCTGGCCGAAATAAACGGCATGGATGCGGTGTCGTTACAGCCTGCGGCCGGCGCTCATGGCGAGCTCACGGGTGTCATGCTTATCAATGCCTGCCATAAAAGCAGGGGCGAACACCGTACGAAATTCATCGTTCCCGACACGGCGCACGGCACCAATCCGGCAAGTATTGCACTCTGTGGATTCAAACCCGTCGCCCTGGCATCCGGAGAAAAGGGTATCCTCACCCCGGAATCGGTAAAAGCGATCATGGACGAGGATGTGGCCGGAATCATGGTTACCAACCCGAACACCCTCGGGCTGTTCGAGGAAAATATCAGGGAAATCGCGGAGATCGTCCATGCGAAAGGCGGGCAGGTGTACTGCGACGGCGCCAATCTCAACGCGCTCATGGGAATCGTCCGCATGGGTGAAATCGGCGTCGATGTCATGCATGTCAACCTCCATAAGACGTTCTCATCACCGCACGGCGGCGGCGGACCGGGTTCCGGCCCCGTCTGCGTGAAAAAGCATCTCGAACCGTTTCTTCCGGTACCGCGCATCGAAAAAAACGGAGATGCATATGCATTTTCATACGATCATCCCCGGTCTGTCGGGAAGCTCCACGCCTTTTATGGCAATGTGGGTGTGATCATCAGGGCGTACAGCTACATTCTGAGCATGGGGCCGGAGAACCTCAGGAAGGCGAGCCAGCTTGCCGTCCTGAATGCCAATTACCTCAAGGAAAATCTCAGGGGCATATTCCACCTGCCCTATGACAGGCCCTGCATGCACGAGTGCGTTTTCAGCGACCGGAAGCAGGAAAAAAACGGAGTGTCGACACTCGATATCGCGAAACGGCTTATCGATTACGGGTTCCATCCGCCGACCATCTATTTCCCGCTTGTGGTCAAGGGAGCACTCATGATCGAGCCGACCGAGACGGAATCGAAGGAAACCCTCGATGCGTTTGTCGAGATATGCACGGTTATAGCCCGTGAGGCCGAGGAAAATCCCGAACTCCTCCACGAAGCCCCGACCCGGAGCAAGGTGAGACGGCTCGATGAGGTTTTTGCCGCCCGTAATCTGTGCCTTAAGGGATAG